The genomic stretch GACCACCTCGATAGTAGGCAGAGTGATCACGTTATTTGGATTTCTCAAATTACAAATACATGtaaaaagttcacatacccccGTTGTTCCCTTAATTTTGTAATTAGaatctcaaactttaaaaaattacaattttgggACGTACATGTTTGAATACTTTGTAATATCACCCATACTGTTACGATATAGAGTTAAATCAAACGATTAATAAGTAGAATGTCCTctatacccctataaaattacaaaattattgtaattaaaaattaaaaaattatcctATGGTTGTCAAGGTGGCTGTGGGTCAGTCGTAAACCTATAGGAATATTTTTCTGTATTTTGGTGTCCTTCGTtaagatttaatagaaaatctcAATAGAGGGATAACATTACAAAGTTTTCAAACATGTGCAACCtaacattgcaattttttaaagtttgagggtataattgcaaaagtgataaaatattaGAGAAGGTAAAAGAGGCGAACGTTATCACTCAAGGTCGCAATGGTTGGGAATTGCGATACATTAAACACAACCTCTCTTCATCGTTCGTGCACCATCCTCCTTTGGTTTGGCAAGTTTCGGTCAATCTATAAGACTTATTGAAAATGGAATTGCTCGGGCTGACCAGATGGGCTGAAGAGACCCGCTCCTAtgtctactatatatatatatcatagtCTAATATAAATAGAATTATTTGatagttttttatttcttaaaagcATAATTTAAATATcacaaaaaaattgttaaaaagatagatgaaatataaaataaataaataaataaatagtatctATTTAAAAATAGTCCAAGATAGAGGGAGCTATCAGCtatttgaaataattgaaagctgAATGAGATATTTGGCAGAAGCCCAAACTACAGGGACCTAGCTAGCTAATTTGACCATTTTTTCCATATATGTTTTGATATTGCTGCTTTTTGGGGAGGAATATTGTGACACACACgcggaaagaaaaaagaaaggaaaagaaatatccAAGTAGTGGAGGATTGAGTCGTTGAAAATTGAACTCAATGGAGGACTATTTCACCatgtattttcaattttcttttacacaccaaataattaaaaaagaaagggtgAATTTGGCACACCCTTTCTCTCTGTTCTCCCTCGTCCTCTCCCCTCTTTAAATACCCATCAACTCTTCCCGTCAAACCCAACATCTTACAatcttttctcttaagtttcCCTCTTTCTTAAGTTGCTCTCTCGATACAAGACATGGGTGGTTTCACTTTTGCACATGGCCTTGTCCTTATTGTAGCCGCTTCCTGCATGTTGGCAGTTAGTACGGCCAACAAGGATTGGAAGTTTGGGTTTAACAACCATTGGCCTCCTCACAAAGGTGGCTCCCATCACCCAAAATATAGACAGGCTGCCCCCAACAAGGTCATCGTCGGCGGCTCCGAAGGCTGGCGCTTCAACTTCAGCTACACTAATTGGGCTTTCAACAACGGCCCCTTTTACCTCAACGACACTTTGGGTGAGTTAACGTATTTCAACTTATATGTCAGTTGTATAACATTTTATTAAACATATGCTAAGTTCAATATATATGGTGGTTGCAGTTTTCAAGTATGATCCGCCAACAGACAATACCATAATCCCTCACAGCGTATACTTGCTACGAAACCTTCAGAGCTTTATAACGTGCAACTTAACCGGAGCAGAGATGTTGGCCAACGTGACGCAAGGAGGCGGGCAGGGCTTCGAGTACGTGCTGAAAAATTGGAAGCCGCACTACTTTGCTTGCGGTCAGCACGATGGCATCCATTGCAACCAGGGACAGATGAAGTTCTTTGTCATGCCAATGCCCCGTTGGTTTAGATAATTGATACAAAAAGTGACgtctttttttatgtttgtctggTATTCTATAAGAGTACTTAACCTTCCTTCTGATTGAGATGATAGTGAAATAAATGTACCTGCTGTGACTTGGTTTGGACATGAGAGAAATGTTTAAAAGGTTGTTCTCTTCTCCTTAGAAATTAGAACAACCTTAAATATTCTTAGttaaaataattatgatttGTCGAAGGTGGTGACTAAGGAATAAATTAAGGTTgttctcttatatattttctttaactCAAGATACTTGTTGAAGGAAATTAATGTAGCTGCCATTACAGTAATTCCCAAAGTGCCTAACCCAACTCAATTGATGGATTTTGGAGTTATATCTTACTACAATACAACTTAGAAATACATTGAAATTGTGTTGCCAATAGAATTAACAAGAGTTTGGCTCGCTAGCTTCTAGTGAAAAAATGGTGGAGATGAGATAATCATGGGAGAAttcaagttatttttttattggagacAATCTTTACCGAATTAAAGGCAAGCTAAACTAATTGGAGTTATTTTTTCATAAGAAGACTACCAAATTTTTCACTAATTAAAGGCAAGCTAAACTAATCAATTAACAATATCTTGCCTAATTGTAGACAACAAACAACTTTTATAAAGGCTATTAGGATTAGAGACAATAATTTATTGTTTCAGGAACTACTACAATCTACAAAGACTATATGCCATATCTCCCAACACTTAAAAGTGATTTAATGCAAACTTATTATAAGATTTTGTAGTAgctattttaagaataattggCTTTCCTGAGCTAGttgatcaaataatatattttcacaCCATTTAAGGTGGTGGTTCAATCGTCTAAAGAAATCTTTAAACTTGTTAGTTACACATTCGGACATGAAACCAATTTCGTTATGAGAATCTTCATGTTTGATTAGTGTAAATCATTTTAGTTCCCAATAATACCTTAGTAGAGTTGGATCATCTTGTGGTTTACCGTGTATCAAAGGATAATGAACTCGGTACCCAGTTACTCCAAGCGAACGAGTTGTTCAATTTCAACTTTAAACCATACTTTTTGGGACTACAAAATACAAATGTTATGTCGCCTAGCTAGTTTAcctcaattatttatttatttattttacaaacaAACCATTTAAAAGTCGGtcatatttctcttataaagCAACCAAGCATAgtttacaaacaaacaacatgCACTTATGATGGGGTAATTATGgtattttaaaaggaaaaatgaggaTATTATGATGAGGGTATTATGGCCCCACATATTTGTCAAtcttttggtgtttaattttaagagagAGGTTCGTTTggtcttttcattttcttctcataCTTGCCTTGgcttttaattttaagagaGAGGCTCTCACTTGGTCTTATTCTTTCTCTCGGTTGTGTAAAACTAATGTGtagtttgttattatttatcaCACTAATGCTTTTTATTGAACTATTGACAAACCGTCTTCTTTTCTTAGGAGTAAATaaggaataaataatatattgttttgGTTGCATCTAGCAGTATTTGCTATTTAGAGAATATTATAAGATTCATATAAAATTAGTGTTTGAAATTTCGAAGATGtatgtataaagaaaaaataattggttaaaatttgaaataattcaatttaattatcATCAACTTTGCATaagcaattaattttttttttttttttttttttttctcaaaaggttGACCGTTGGAGATTAAAAtgttttgcatatttttttacCATTTGTATTTAACACAAGATCAGACGTTGATGACCGTTTATCTTTAATATGATATTGATACGTTGATGACCGTTTGACACTAAggcagcatttttttttttttttttcatacgtTTTCTTaccctttttctttaagacaTGATCATGGGTTTTAAAGGAAAAAGTACGTATCTTATCACTTCTATAAAAAGCAGACGGTTTAGATGTACTTACAGATGTAAAACCCCACTAGTACTGTACGAGAGTTTTTTTGAATGATGTGTACACATGTACTTACAAATGTAAAACCCCAGTAGTACTGTACGAGACATCATTCAAAAAAACTCTCGTACAGTACTAGTGGGGTTTTCCATTTTACTAgagtttggtatttttagtgaGTTTTCCAACTTGCTTTAGAATTGCTCCTTAATTCTAAAGAGAGATTTTTGGTGCTCTAGCTATTCTTCATCATCTTTGTGCTTAATTGTCCAATTAAAGGTTTGTTCATTTGATATTCGTTATTTGGAAGTGCGTTCCTAATGAAGGTAGACACTATAGTCTCAACCTGGGAAGTTGTGTGTCAAGAGATCTCTAGATCCGATCGCACcaagttatacactccgggagacATGAAATCAACCTtcaaggacaacgctcttgcgtgattctatagctttgtgagatttttctttgctttattttttatttattgtattctatatatcttattgttaattgttcggattaatattatttagcatcaataagaatttttgcaccatccatttATTTTCACagcaatcttaaaggttgattatggATGTACAAATTCTTGCTGCTGCTAAAGTTCTTTTGAATGCTACAAAAATTTGCTATTTAgagaatatatattataagattcatataaaattagtatttaaaattttgaagatgaatgtataaagaaaaaaaaaattggttaaaatttgaaataattcaATTTAGTGATCATTAACCACTCAAAAAAGAGTTTCAgctttctctttcaattttttggatttgatgaTGTAATCTTTCCTTCCACTGCAAACATTAgtataaaaattgataatatgaCAAATACTACAATGAATGACGCATCAATTTGCATTACACAACCTAAATAATTTGGACCAAGGCTAACATTATTCGAAACTAAATGCTTTAGAgaagtttttgaaaattcaggaacaaaattaaaacctatcatttatctttttcttatgaTTTGAATGAAACTTCACATAGAGGTAGTACTAGATGACGTTTTCACTAGTATTTTTTCTGTACTTTATATTATTTAGCTAAGCATAATTCCTTTGTGACCTTGTCTTtttcttgattaaaaaaaaaagtgtttataGTCAGAGCAAAAAAATTGAGCACTTTACCCAGATATGATTTATTCATGGTTCTTTATATGCAAACTAttctatatatgtttgtttatagtctattattgtttttattctatgattttttatttagttgtttATCAACTCTGATTGTCTCTTATCGAGTtgtaatttaactttaaaaatttagattCATTAGTCATGTTGAAGTTATAAACTATTGAGtaattcttcaaaagaaaagaatttaacaatccaaaaaataatacatCATGAGATTTTAATGTCGAAACTTCAAATCACTAAAAGCGTCAGTTTAAATCTCCAATGATTAAAGCCAAAGAAATACATCCTTCAAAAACTCTAGTTGTAGAACCCCAAAGGTTGAACTTGAAGAACAttcactttaaattttaaattgtgtttatgtATTTTTAGTTCATCTCATACAATAATAAATTTCAGGCTCCACCACTAATGGGATGAAAGACAAATGCATGtcacaattttccaattttaacATCCAAATAATTCGGACAGACTAACCTTTTTGATACAAGATGGTAGTTTAACGTATCCATATTAATGCCACTTTTTGATGTTCGGTGGcataaatgaaaaagtggtgATAGTTGAGGGGGAAAAGTGTATtttctctcttatattttttcttgactTGGTTTTCCCCTAAATAGAAACGCTTAAAAAAGCATATTCCTTATTGAGATATGTATTAAATTAGCAAATGTAAATGTAATCTAACTTAATGACCTCCTTTTGGTAAGTAAATTAGGTAACATTTGCTTCAAAT from Corylus avellana chromosome ca1, CavTom2PMs-1.0 encodes the following:
- the LOC132168212 gene encoding blue copper protein 1b-like — translated: MGGFTFAHGLVLIVAASCMLAVSTANKDWKFGFNNHWPPHKGGSHHPKYRQAAPNKVIVGGSEGWRFNFSYTNWAFNNGPFYLNDTLVFKYDPPTDNTIIPHSVYLLRNLQSFITCNLTGAEMLANVTQGGGQGFEYVLKNWKPHYFACGQHDGIHCNQGQMKFFVMPMPRWFR